A region of the bacterium genome:
GCCCTCAACAACCTGGGTGTTGTCCGCAAGAGACAGGGGCAGGCCGGGGAGGCGATCGAATGCTACGAGCGCGCCCTCGTGCTCGACCCGGATGCGGCGGAGGTGCACAACAACCTGGGGCTGGCGCTGAAGGAGGGGGCCCGGCTCGAGGCGGCGGTCGCCCATTTCGAGCGGGCGCTCGCCCTTCAGCCCGGCTATCCCGACGCCCTCTGGAATCTGGCGCTGGCCCGGGAGGAGATGGGCCAGGTCAAGGCGGCGGAGGCGGGCTATCGCGCCTTTTATTCGGCCACCCCGACGGACGGCGCCCGCATCCGGCTGGCGACCCTCCTTCCTGTCATCTATTCATCGCTCGATGAGCTGCGGGCGCACCGGCGGCGGCTGGAGGAGGAGGTCGATCGGCTTCACCGGGCCGGGGTCTCGCTCCGCGATCCGGCCGAGGAGGCGCCCTTCACGAATTTCTATCTCGCCTATCAGGGCATGAACGATCGGGATATCCAGAAAAGGATCGCGGAAATCTACGCCCCTTCGGCCCGAAGGGAAGTGGTGCTCGCTCCGCCTTCCCGGCGGGGGGAGCGGATCCGGGTGGGCTTCATCTCCAAGCATCTTTTCGGCCACACGATCGGCCACTACATGCGCGGGTTCATCGCGAATCTGGATCGGGAAAAGTTCGAGGTCAGCGTCTTTTCGCTGGGCGACTACCGGGACCCCACGGGCGGGTACATCCGCGAGCAGGCGGACCGGTTTTATCTTCTGCCGCCGGTGCTGGAGAAGGCGCGCGCGGCGGTCGCGGCCTGCGGCCTCGATGTCTTGTACTATCCCGACATCGGGATGGACCCTTTCACCTACTATCTCGCCTTCACACGGCTGGCCCATGTGCAGTGCGCGAGCTTCGGCCATCCGGTGACGAGCGGGATTGAGGCGGTGGATTATTTCGTCTCAAGTGCCTCCGCCGAGCCCGAGGGCGCGGAGGAGCATTACACCGAAAAGCTGGCGCGCCTCGAAAATTTCCCGACATACTACCAGCGCCCGCCCGAGGAGGCCGCGCCGCTGGATCGCGC
Encoded here:
- a CDS encoding tetratricopeptide repeat protein — protein: ALNNLGVVRKRQGQAGEAIECYERALVLDPDAAEVHNNLGLALKEGARLEAAVAHFERALALQPGYPDALWNLALAREEMGQVKAAEAGYRAFYSATPTDGARIRLATLLPVIYSSLDELRAHRRRLEEEVDRLHRAGVSLRDPAEEAPFTNFYLAYQGMNDRDIQKRIAEIYAPSARREVVLAPPSRRGERIRVGFISKHLFGHTIGHYMRGFIANLDREKFEVSVFSLGDYRDPTGGYIREQADRFYLLPPVLEKARAAVAACGLDVLYYPDIGMDPFTYYLAFTRLAHVQCASFGHPVTSGIEAVDYFVSSASAEPEGAEEHYTEKLARLENFPTYYQRPPEEAAPLDRARLGLPADAHLYLCPQSLFKLRPDFDGLLGEILRGDPRGRILLLEGAHAHLREMLMARFRAAFPDAAERVVFVPKMGWAEFLSLLAGADVILDTLHFSGGRTSLEALAYGTPIVTLPSAFMRGRVTYAFYRQMGLMDCVADAPEGYVEAALRLGRDADARREMREKIRAANHVLYENKDTLGQFENFLEGAVEKVR